The Amycolatopsis mongoliensis genome includes a window with the following:
- a CDS encoding SpvB/TcaC N-terminal domain-containing protein — protein MVPLRVSAQEAGRPAPVRGLGGAFTPEPATGEGSFAVPLDLPPGPGGLTPALALRYTTGAPNGAFGGGFALPLPHVRLAGGRARSGVEGRLTRRGDGFVLTTRSGTRYVLGTTDGGRSAGTAWYLERTEDAFGNAAAFGWAHHSGQAYLARVSYGPYEVDFTYEPRPDVLRWGRSGTLVTTALRCARVDLRVPGDARPLVRRWRFGYDEDDVTGASLLTSVALTGFDSHGAEAAAPALRLAYTRREPPAPRRVQFAAKARTGGGALLLGDSVPCFSLEPADHPRTGWLSEIDNGLGLHTSVEYATVEAVPVVRRVTRREAVTRQTGVTEFEYHDGRPGGFGRVVQDELGDEYAPTLRTVRWFGDDGLLDKEETYGLDGSAEEDRPYRRVERAHRPKWTRSVVTVFERRERPVSVTTTETAFDAAGNPVREVETTKRPGREPVVRETRTTYATAPELRFVALPARVRELDGGGKVLSDTVFRYDERPDGSAGSHGLLTAREELVLTDALVAGVYGQVPPDFRHHGYHRRTGEDGWWVTTFHGRLDTVAGLRTTTTGPNGHTHEVRYSADRCFPEVASDPLGNVTSTRYDVRTARVCEVTDPAGAVTTVTLDPLGRPETVVRPGDSADLPTVRYRYDGARVTTEQRAVSGEAEVIVTSELRDGAGRLLQRRHAELLGDVVDEHHEYCARGLVCRTSRAFRDGDPPSAPAEFRYDALGRPLRTSTSDVPVAAVRDLLGREIRDADGTVHARDAAGNPVETRTASGHTVYRVHDAADRVVAVLVDDPGGTPVTTFTYHDGGLPVPLEAGPHSCGRLVRVADESGVTLFGYDALGHPAERRWRPAHVAVEYRLDVVRRADGRLSEVVYPDAGDGRLTVHHQYDEVGRLVSVPGFVDAIQYDLHGRRTVVHYANGVSEHFAPKHVIRGPGGLLHEVALRDPEETPSGSEIRDAFGRLRGVHGDDGVNALYGYDHTGRRVRTLITDGTRIHEVLTPDDLYAVEDGELVVVVAGTVRHFADGRRHYLHFDAADTIALITDETGAVVSG, from the coding sequence ATGGTTCCGCTCCGCGTGAGCGCGCAGGAAGCCGGACGGCCCGCGCCGGTGCGGGGGCTGGGCGGCGCGTTCACCCCGGAGCCCGCCACCGGCGAGGGCAGCTTCGCGGTGCCGCTCGACCTGCCACCGGGTCCCGGCGGCCTCACGCCCGCGCTGGCGCTGCGCTACACCACCGGCGCGCCGAACGGCGCCTTCGGGGGCGGGTTCGCGCTGCCGCTGCCCCACGTCCGGCTGGCCGGCGGCCGCGCGCGCTCCGGCGTCGAGGGCCGGCTCACCCGCCGGGGCGACGGCTTCGTGCTCACCACCCGATCCGGAACCCGGTACGTCCTCGGCACGACCGACGGCGGCCGGTCCGCCGGCACCGCCTGGTACCTCGAACGGACCGAGGACGCGTTCGGCAACGCCGCCGCGTTCGGCTGGGCGCACCACAGCGGCCAGGCGTACCTCGCGCGCGTTTCCTACGGACCTTACGAAGTGGACTTCACGTACGAGCCGCGGCCGGACGTCCTGCGCTGGGGCCGCAGCGGCACCCTCGTGACGACGGCGTTGCGGTGCGCGCGGGTCGACCTGCGGGTGCCCGGGGACGCGCGGCCGCTCGTCCGGCGGTGGCGCTTCGGCTACGACGAAGACGACGTCACCGGTGCGTCCCTGCTGACGTCGGTCGCGCTCACCGGGTTCGACTCGCACGGCGCCGAGGCGGCCGCGCCGGCCCTGCGGCTGGCCTACACCCGCAGGGAACCGCCGGCCCCGCGGCGGGTCCAGTTCGCGGCGAAGGCCCGGACCGGCGGCGGTGCGCTGCTGCTCGGCGACTCCGTGCCCTGCTTCTCCCTGGAGCCCGCCGACCACCCGCGCACCGGGTGGCTGAGCGAGATCGACAACGGGCTCGGGCTGCACACGTCGGTCGAGTACGCGACGGTCGAAGCGGTCCCGGTCGTCCGGCGCGTCACGCGGCGCGAAGCGGTCACCCGGCAGACGGGCGTGACCGAGTTCGAATACCACGACGGCCGCCCCGGCGGCTTCGGCCGCGTCGTCCAGGACGAGCTCGGCGACGAGTACGCACCCACGCTGCGGACCGTGCGCTGGTTCGGCGACGACGGCCTCCTCGACAAGGAAGAGACCTACGGCCTCGACGGCTCCGCCGAGGAAGACCGGCCGTACCGCCGGGTGGAGCGCGCTCACCGTCCGAAGTGGACACGCTCGGTCGTGACCGTGTTCGAGCGCCGGGAGCGGCCGGTCTCGGTCACCACGACGGAGACGGCCTTCGACGCCGCCGGCAACCCGGTCCGGGAGGTGGAGACCACCAAGCGACCCGGCCGCGAACCGGTGGTCCGCGAGACGCGCACGACGTACGCGACCGCGCCCGAACTCCGGTTCGTCGCCCTGCCCGCCCGCGTGCGGGAGCTGGACGGCGGCGGGAAAGTGCTGTCCGACACGGTGTTCCGCTACGACGAGCGACCCGACGGCAGCGCCGGGTCCCACGGCCTGCTCACCGCGCGGGAGGAGCTGGTGCTCACCGACGCGCTCGTCGCCGGCGTCTACGGCCAGGTCCCGCCGGACTTCCGGCACCACGGCTACCACCGCCGCACCGGGGAGGACGGCTGGTGGGTGACGACGTTCCACGGGCGGCTCGACACCGTCGCCGGGCTGCGCACCACGACGACCGGGCCGAACGGCCACACCCACGAGGTGCGCTATTCGGCCGACCGGTGCTTCCCCGAGGTGGCCTCGGATCCGCTGGGGAACGTGACGTCGACGCGGTACGACGTCCGCACGGCGCGCGTGTGCGAGGTGACCGACCCGGCGGGCGCGGTGACGACGGTGACCCTCGACCCGCTGGGGCGCCCCGAAACCGTCGTGCGGCCGGGCGACTCGGCGGACCTGCCGACCGTCCGGTACCGCTACGACGGGGCGCGGGTCACCACCGAGCAGCGGGCGGTGTCCGGCGAAGCGGAGGTGATCGTGACGTCGGAGCTGCGCGACGGCGCCGGCCGGCTGCTGCAGCGCCGGCACGCCGAGCTGCTCGGCGACGTCGTCGACGAGCACCACGAGTACTGCGCGCGCGGCCTGGTGTGCCGGACGAGCCGGGCGTTCCGGGACGGCGACCCGCCGAGCGCCCCGGCGGAGTTCCGCTACGACGCGCTGGGCCGTCCACTGAGGACGTCCACATCGGACGTACCGGTGGCGGCCGTGCGGGACCTGCTCGGCCGGGAGATCCGCGACGCCGACGGCACCGTGCACGCCCGGGACGCCGCCGGCAACCCGGTCGAGACGCGGACCGCGAGCGGGCACACGGTGTACCGCGTGCACGACGCGGCCGACCGGGTGGTCGCGGTGCTGGTCGACGATCCCGGCGGGACCCCGGTCACGACGTTCACCTACCACGACGGCGGGCTCCCGGTGCCGCTCGAAGCCGGGCCGCACAGCTGCGGGCGGCTGGTGCGCGTCGCGGACGAATCCGGCGTGACGCTGTTCGGCTACGACGCGCTCGGGCACCCGGCCGAACGGCGCTGGCGGCCGGCGCACGTGGCCGTCGAGTACCGGCTGGACGTCGTGCGCCGCGCGGACGGCCGGCTGTCCGAAGTGGTCTACCCCGACGCCGGCGACGGGCGGCTGACCGTCCACCACCAGTACGACGAGGTCGGGCGGCTGGTGAGCGTGCCCGGCTTCGTCGACGCCATCCAGTACGACCTGCACGGCCGCCGCACCGTGGTGCACTACGCGAACGGCGTCAGCGAGCACTTCGCGCCGAAGCACGTCATCAGGGGGCCGGGTGGGCTGCTGCACGAGGTCGCGCTCCGCGATCCCGAGGAAACGCCGTCGGGCAGCGAGATCCGCGACGCGTTCGGCCGCCTGCGCGGGGTGCACGGCGACGACGGCGTCAACGCGCTGTACGGCTACGACCACACCGGCCGCCGGGTCCGCACGCTGATCACCGACGGCACGCGCATCCACGAGGTCCTGACACCGGACGACCTGTACGCGGTCGAGGACGGCGAGCTGGTGGTCGTGGTGGCGGGCACGGTGCGCCACTTCGCGGACGGCCGGCGCCACTACCTGCACTTCGACGCGGCCGACACCATCGCCTTGATCACCGACGAGACCGGCGCCGTCGTGAGTGGTTAG
- a CDS encoding S8 family serine peptidase: MVVKFVRDETAEVTEAFSEDASTLNELPTPPRQLLDRHGARVLDPATAVVAAGQPVPRTTVYRPGTFLLPNRYLRDQETLAAINGVLARIGIYAEAADRGGDSEEFARVRQLDDVPVRALLHIREDSDPVVVDCWRALQLLRSAASGENPEIDPEIVREISVEHLLFTSPVFGGVPWETSGLGGTPWETSGFGAGSSYGRTHGANRIPVTLAADPPYRSKKPAHRRPVVAVLDTGIGPHRWFGLADRSGPPPAGAGLTVAPGIQAAILQAEQDSGTTLPTQLLTDYWDAPTTGQPLIGDVDTDTGHGLFIAGIIRQACPEADTLAIRVVHSDGVAYEGDVLLALHLLADRVRTAQANNRPQDMVDIVSISMGYYVEDPADVAFTGQFAAAIADLLGLGVLVVAAAGNDATTRRFYPAAFADQPLGNGCGPQVISVGALNPDVGTSKALFSNEGPWVRCWATGAGVVSTYPTDVRGSAAADHELPGRNSFDPDDYSAGFAVWDGTSFAAPLAAAEIAKALFQSGDLATVDRDTVVKRAWTALGSL; this comes from the coding sequence ATGGTCGTCAAGTTCGTGCGGGACGAGACCGCGGAAGTGACTGAAGCCTTTTCGGAGGACGCGAGCACGCTCAACGAGCTCCCGACCCCGCCCAGGCAGTTGCTCGACCGGCACGGCGCGCGGGTGCTCGACCCGGCGACGGCGGTCGTCGCCGCCGGGCAGCCGGTTCCGCGCACGACCGTCTACCGGCCGGGCACCTTCCTGCTTCCCAACCGGTACCTGCGCGACCAGGAGACCCTGGCCGCGATCAACGGCGTCCTCGCCCGCATCGGCATCTACGCCGAGGCGGCCGACCGCGGCGGCGACAGCGAGGAGTTCGCCCGCGTCCGGCAGCTCGACGACGTGCCCGTCCGCGCCCTGCTGCACATCCGCGAGGACTCCGACCCCGTCGTCGTCGACTGCTGGAGGGCGCTGCAGCTGCTGCGGTCGGCCGCTTCGGGCGAGAACCCCGAGATCGACCCGGAGATCGTCCGGGAGATCTCCGTCGAGCACCTGCTCTTCACCTCGCCGGTGTTCGGCGGGGTGCCGTGGGAGACCAGCGGCCTCGGCGGCACGCCGTGGGAGACCAGCGGGTTCGGCGCGGGCAGCTCGTACGGGCGCACCCACGGGGCCAACCGGATCCCGGTGACGCTCGCCGCGGACCCGCCTTACCGCAGCAAGAAGCCCGCGCACCGGCGGCCGGTCGTCGCCGTGCTCGACACCGGCATCGGCCCGCACCGCTGGTTCGGGCTCGCAGACCGCAGCGGGCCGCCGCCCGCCGGCGCCGGCCTCACCGTCGCACCCGGCATCCAGGCCGCGATCCTGCAGGCCGAGCAGGATTCGGGCACCACGCTGCCGACCCAGCTGCTCACCGACTACTGGGACGCGCCGACGACCGGCCAGCCGCTGATCGGCGACGTCGACACCGACACCGGGCACGGCCTGTTCATCGCCGGCATCATCCGGCAGGCCTGCCCCGAAGCCGACACCCTCGCGATCCGCGTCGTGCACAGCGACGGCGTCGCGTACGAGGGCGACGTGCTGCTGGCGCTGCACCTGCTGGCCGACCGCGTCCGCACCGCGCAGGCGAACAACCGGCCCCAGGACATGGTCGACATCGTCTCGATCTCGATGGGCTACTACGTCGAAGACCCGGCGGACGTCGCCTTCACCGGCCAGTTCGCCGCGGCCATCGCGGACCTGCTCGGCCTGGGCGTGCTCGTCGTCGCGGCCGCGGGCAACGACGCCACCACCCGCCGCTTCTACCCGGCGGCCTTCGCCGACCAGCCGCTCGGCAACGGCTGCGGCCCGCAGGTGATCAGCGTCGGCGCGCTCAACCCCGACGTCGGCACCAGCAAGGCGCTGTTCTCCAACGAAGGCCCGTGGGTGCGGTGCTGGGCCACCGGCGCCGGCGTCGTCAGCACCTACCCGACCGACGTCCGCGGCAGCGCGGCCGCCGACCACGAGCTGCCCGGCCGGAACTCCTTCGACCCGGACGACTACAGCGCCGGCTTCGCGGTCTGGGACGGGACGTCGTTCGCCGCGCCGCTCGCCGCCGCCGAGATCGCCAAAGCCCTGTTCCAGTCCGGCGACCTGGCCACGGTCGACCGCGACACCGTCGTCAAGCGCGCTTGGACCGCGCTGGGCTCGTTGTGA
- a CDS encoding RNA polymerase sigma factor, which yields MNVAKTDHSRVAALFDAAREGDRAALDELVSLLTPLLWQVARDQGLDVDQAADVVQTTWLRLLGSFAEIRSPVALTGWLITVTKREAWRTGEKRQVERPLPELPERLAEASPAPEEGVLRDDQRARLWRAVDTLPERCRSLLRIVAFVHRPDYAEVGARLGMPRGSIGPTRGRCLARLREQLLANGEGDWL from the coding sequence GTGAACGTGGCCAAGACCGATCACAGCCGGGTAGCGGCACTGTTCGACGCCGCGCGGGAGGGCGACCGCGCGGCGCTGGACGAACTGGTTTCCCTGCTCACGCCGCTGCTCTGGCAGGTCGCGCGCGATCAGGGACTGGACGTCGACCAGGCCGCCGACGTCGTGCAGACGACGTGGCTGCGCCTGCTCGGCTCGTTCGCGGAGATCCGCTCGCCGGTCGCGCTGACCGGCTGGCTGATCACCGTCACCAAGCGGGAAGCCTGGCGGACCGGGGAAAAACGCCAGGTCGAACGGCCGCTTCCGGAACTTCCGGAGCGGCTGGCCGAAGCGTCACCGGCACCCGAGGAGGGGGTGCTGCGCGACGACCAGCGCGCGAGGTTGTGGCGCGCGGTCGACACGTTGCCCGAACGCTGCCGCAGCCTGCTGCGGATCGTGGCGTTCGTGCACCGGCCGGACTACGCCGAAGTGGGCGCCCGGCTGGGAATGCCGAGGGGGAGTATCGGCCCGACCAGGGGACGTTGCCTCGCGCGCCTGCGCGAGCAGCTACTCGCCAACGGCGAAGGAGATTGGCTGTGA
- a CDS encoding CHAT domain-containing protein: MVASPRAEDRVRDLHRRAVAATNNGQPVVGGRLIRSAARLLGLPATKPPPGWPAWPDLATRVLGTYAAVETALGNSTRGLALLDEADVLVSDAGRGILRQQRGLVLILIGRMDEALTCFDEAIPLLRQAGEFVVLARTLLNRAMLHQYAGRVRLALADLDQCEQIGAGQPEEEGLARIFAKAAHGRGQARVLTGDIPGALRDFDAASGFYAEQSVGMLPVLAVDKARALLAAGLPQEAAAELDAALEQFPRLRMNQEHAEAELTRALAALAGGEPSASRSWAGRAERRFRRRGNETWAAVAQLTVLRADFAAGRRIARVATEATALAGRLTGLGLRNDAEIAALLAARARIALGDLDGARAGIAPRDRRTAPLENRLVRRLALAELGAASGDRRTTFTNARAGLTQLERHRGRFGSIDLQTGTTSLGKELADAGLAAALAQRSPGVVFRWLDRSRAQAFRFRPVRPPAHPETVDAVAELRYLSMQIRAGELSGKPDTQAAKRCAALEREIRAKGWQAEGTAVDHPEVKLREIGDELAETGSAMVCFLADHGALCAQVIANHRVALIELGPASAVAEPVARLHSDLDALCGRQLPQQLDRVIRRSVRTQVTALDGILLAPLAARLGDLDVVVVPTGALSAIPWGLLPTVRGRPVTVTPSSSAWLDAGRRPRRAAGAPLLVAGSDLTHAEAEVSLLAPLYPEAEVLTGPDATVAATLKAFDGCRLAHFAAHGHHEQENVLFSRLNLADGPLMAYDVQQLATAPEQVVLSSCDVGQAVVREGDEVLGFTAALLYGGSRTVVSSVARVDDRTAGGVMLAYHRALSAGTPPARALADAAQAEPLMPFVCFGRS, from the coding sequence GTGGTCGCGTCGCCGAGGGCGGAAGACCGGGTACGCGACCTGCACCGGCGTGCGGTCGCCGCGACCAACAACGGCCAGCCCGTGGTCGGCGGCCGCCTGATCCGGTCCGCCGCGCGGCTTCTCGGCCTGCCGGCGACGAAACCGCCGCCCGGGTGGCCCGCCTGGCCCGACCTCGCCACGCGCGTCCTCGGCACGTACGCCGCCGTCGAAACCGCGCTGGGCAACAGCACCCGCGGCCTCGCGCTGCTCGACGAAGCCGACGTCCTCGTGTCCGACGCCGGGCGCGGGATCCTGCGCCAGCAACGGGGTCTCGTCCTCATCCTGATCGGCCGGATGGACGAAGCCCTCACGTGCTTCGACGAGGCCATCCCCCTGCTGCGGCAGGCCGGCGAGTTCGTCGTGCTCGCCCGGACGCTGCTCAACCGCGCGATGCTGCACCAGTACGCGGGGCGCGTCCGGCTCGCGCTCGCCGACCTCGACCAGTGCGAGCAGATCGGCGCCGGCCAACCCGAAGAAGAAGGCCTGGCCCGGATCTTCGCCAAGGCGGCGCACGGCCGCGGCCAGGCCCGCGTGCTCACCGGCGACATCCCGGGCGCCCTGCGGGACTTCGACGCGGCGAGCGGGTTCTACGCCGAACAGAGCGTCGGAATGCTGCCGGTGCTGGCCGTCGACAAGGCCCGCGCGCTGCTCGCGGCCGGGCTGCCGCAGGAAGCCGCGGCCGAGCTCGACGCGGCTCTGGAACAGTTCCCGCGGCTGCGGATGAACCAGGAACACGCCGAAGCCGAGCTGACCCGCGCCTTGGCCGCGCTGGCCGGCGGCGAGCCGTCGGCCTCGCGGAGCTGGGCCGGCCGCGCCGAACGCCGCTTTCGCCGTCGCGGCAACGAAACCTGGGCCGCGGTCGCGCAACTGACCGTGCTGCGCGCGGACTTCGCCGCCGGACGGCGGATCGCCCGCGTCGCCACCGAGGCGACCGCGCTGGCCGGCCGGCTCACCGGACTGGGGCTGCGCAACGACGCGGAGATCGCCGCGCTGCTCGCCGCCCGCGCGCGCATCGCCCTGGGCGACCTCGACGGCGCCCGGGCCGGCATCGCCCCGCGCGACCGGCGGACCGCGCCGCTGGAGAACCGCCTGGTCCGGCGGCTCGCGCTGGCCGAACTGGGTGCCGCGAGCGGCGACCGGCGCACCACCTTCACGAACGCGCGGGCCGGGCTGACGCAGCTGGAGCGGCACCGCGGCCGGTTCGGCAGCATCGACCTGCAGACCGGGACGACGTCGCTGGGCAAGGAACTCGCCGACGCCGGCCTCGCCGCCGCGCTCGCCCAGCGTTCGCCCGGCGTCGTGTTCCGGTGGCTCGACCGCTCGCGCGCGCAGGCCTTCCGGTTCCGGCCGGTGCGCCCGCCCGCGCACCCGGAGACCGTCGACGCCGTCGCCGAGCTGCGGTACCTCTCGATGCAGATCCGCGCGGGCGAGCTGTCCGGGAAGCCCGACACCCAGGCCGCGAAGCGGTGTGCCGCGCTGGAACGCGAGATCCGCGCCAAGGGCTGGCAGGCCGAGGGCACCGCCGTCGACCACCCGGAGGTGAAGCTGCGCGAGATCGGCGACGAGCTCGCCGAGACCGGCAGCGCGATGGTCTGCTTCCTCGCCGACCACGGCGCGTTGTGCGCGCAGGTGATCGCGAACCACCGGGTCGCGCTGATCGAGCTCGGCCCCGCGTCGGCCGTGGCCGAGCCGGTCGCGCGGCTGCACAGCGACCTCGACGCGTTGTGCGGGCGCCAGCTGCCGCAGCAGCTCGACCGGGTCATCCGCCGTTCGGTGCGGACGCAGGTCACGGCCCTGGACGGGATCCTGCTGGCGCCACTGGCTGCCCGGCTGGGCGACCTCGACGTCGTCGTCGTGCCGACCGGCGCGCTTTCGGCGATCCCGTGGGGTCTGCTGCCGACGGTGCGCGGGCGCCCGGTGACGGTCACGCCGTCGTCGTCGGCCTGGCTCGACGCGGGCCGCCGTCCGCGCCGCGCCGCCGGGGCACCGCTGCTGGTGGCGGGCTCGGACCTGACCCACGCGGAAGCCGAGGTTTCGCTGCTGGCGCCGCTCTACCCGGAGGCCGAGGTGCTGACCGGCCCGGACGCGACGGTCGCGGCGACGCTCAAGGCGTTCGACGGCTGCCGCTTGGCGCACTTCGCCGCGCACGGTCACCACGAACAGGAGAACGTGCTGTTCTCCCGGCTGAACCTGGCCGACGGGCCGCTGATGGCCTACGACGTCCAGCAGCTTGCGACGGCACCGGAACAGGTGGTGCTGTCGTCCTGCGACGTCGGCCAGGCGGTGGTCCGCGAGGGCGACGAGGTTCTCGGCTTCACGGCGGCGTTGCTCTACGGCGGCAGCCGGACGGTCGTCTCGAGCGTGGCCCGGGTCGACGACCGGACGGCCGGCGGCGTGATGCTGGCCTACCACCGGGCGCTGTCGGCGGGCACGCCCCCTGCGCGTGCCCTGGCCGATGCGGCCCAGGCGGAACCGCTGATGCCGTTCGTCTGCTTCGGCCGTAGCTGA
- a CDS encoding DUF4232 domain-containing protein → MKRTVTALIAGGLAAGGLVLAAGAANAMPSDTPCGASDVHVTVARDPSNAAGHEAYVLTYTAASPTTNCKLEGAPTAVTFIAGGQRLPVTATPDGSESVPVNLREGHPAVSRIVQRSAAAAVAPTAVTFDLPTGPYGQPVSVEWPAGAPLKGDTVRVTPVSS, encoded by the coding sequence ATGAAGCGAACGGTTACCGCGCTGATCGCCGGGGGTCTGGCCGCCGGTGGGCTGGTCCTGGCGGCCGGGGCCGCGAACGCCATGCCGAGCGACACGCCGTGCGGGGCGTCGGACGTCCACGTGACCGTGGCGCGCGACCCGTCGAACGCCGCCGGGCACGAGGCCTACGTCCTCACCTACACCGCGGCGTCGCCGACGACGAACTGCAAGCTCGAAGGCGCGCCGACGGCGGTGACCTTCATCGCCGGCGGGCAGCGGCTGCCGGTCACCGCGACGCCGGACGGGAGCGAGTCCGTGCCGGTGAACCTGCGCGAAGGCCACCCGGCCGTGTCGCGGATCGTGCAGCGTTCGGCGGCGGCGGCCGTCGCGCCGACCGCGGTGACGTTCGACCTGCCGACCGGCCCGTACGGCCAGCCGGTGAGCGTCGAGTGGCCCGCGGGTGCGCCGCTGAAGGGCGACACCGTGCGGGTCACGCCGGTCAGCAGCTGA
- a CDS encoding DUF4232 domain-containing protein: MKRILTGIGTVAGAFALAACGSATAAQAPATPAPAAPAAQAQGASGGGVAPASSKTPRCTTADLEVLLGKPAEKNDAPGQFDIPLTYRNTTDHTCGLYGVPGVDLVGPDDATFGPVYHLPRVDNGVKYNEVTAGTTASATITVVKPAAGEPAWTPTKLNTIPPGQTSALTAKWPSDLPVLRQDAATHPGSYVNGILADPA; the protein is encoded by the coding sequence ATGAAGCGCATCTTGACGGGGATCGGCACGGTGGCGGGGGCCTTCGCGCTGGCGGCGTGCGGCAGTGCGACGGCGGCTCAGGCACCGGCGACTCCGGCTCCGGCCGCGCCTGCCGCTCAGGCGCAGGGGGCGTCCGGTGGCGGGGTGGCCCCGGCATCGTCGAAGACGCCGCGCTGCACGACGGCGGATCTCGAGGTCCTGCTGGGCAAGCCGGCCGAGAAGAACGACGCGCCGGGCCAGTTCGACATCCCGCTGACCTACCGCAACACCACGGACCACACGTGCGGCCTGTACGGCGTGCCGGGCGTCGACCTGGTCGGCCCGGACGACGCGACGTTCGGCCCGGTCTACCACCTGCCGCGCGTCGACAACGGCGTGAAGTACAACGAGGTGACCGCGGGGACGACGGCGTCGGCGACGATCACGGTCGTGAAGCCGGCCGCCGGCGAACCGGCGTGGACGCCGACCAAGCTGAACACGATCCCGCCGGGCCAGACTTCGGCGCTGACCGCGAAGTGGCCGTCGGACCTCCCGGTGCTGCGCCAGGACGCGGCAACCCACCCGGGTTCGTACGTCAACGGCATCCTGGCCGACCCGGCCTGA
- a CDS encoding maleylpyruvate isomerase N-terminal domain-containing protein, with protein sequence MTLEKWQAVRAALPETGARFADLVAGVRCGDETSLGEWSIAETASHVGMIALMYTSMIRGDGGPLPLPGLEEPIGAASVDTISRMNALALELYPERDPGRLAERLRADIAEVLLVSADLDPEKPVWWLGGSRVPVAGVLAHLVNEMLLHGLDIARAIRRPWSIPAAHEALFLELFLFGMVRNDMGRLLDDATPSPRRIAVEFRSAFTKPAVLALQHGRLRAEDPDGTADVRLTFDPAVLVPMMFGRISRVRAVLRGGVRIGGPRPWLLPAFLRTVRMP encoded by the coding sequence GTGACGCTCGAGAAGTGGCAGGCGGTGCGCGCCGCGCTGCCGGAGACCGGCGCCCGGTTCGCGGACCTGGTGGCCGGCGTGCGGTGCGGGGACGAGACGTCGCTCGGCGAGTGGTCGATCGCCGAAACGGCGTCGCACGTGGGGATGATCGCACTGATGTACACGTCGATGATCCGCGGTGACGGCGGTCCGCTGCCGCTGCCGGGTCTCGAGGAGCCGATCGGCGCGGCCAGCGTGGACACGATCTCGCGGATGAACGCGCTGGCGCTCGAGCTCTACCCGGAACGCGACCCCGGCCGGCTGGCCGAGCGGCTGCGCGCGGACATCGCCGAGGTGCTGCTCGTCAGCGCGGACCTGGACCCGGAGAAGCCGGTGTGGTGGCTGGGCGGCTCGCGCGTGCCGGTCGCCGGCGTGCTCGCGCACCTGGTCAACGAGATGCTGCTGCACGGCCTCGACATCGCGCGGGCGATCCGGCGGCCGTGGTCGATCCCGGCGGCGCACGAGGCGCTGTTCCTGGAGCTGTTCCTGTTCGGCATGGTGCGCAACGACATGGGCCGGCTGCTCGACGACGCGACGCCGTCGCCGCGCCGGATCGCGGTCGAGTTCCGGTCGGCGTTCACGAAACCCGCGGTGCTCGCGTTGCAGCACGGCCGGTTGCGCGCGGAGGACCCGGACGGCACCGCGGACGTGCGGCTGACGTTCGACCCGGCGGTGCTGGTCCCGATGATGTTCGGCCGGATTTCCCGCGTGCGGGCGGTGCTGCGCGGCGGCGTCCGGATCGGCGGGCCGCGGCCGTGGCTGCTGCCGGCGTTCCTGCGGACCGTGCGGATGCCCTAG
- a CDS encoding dihydrofolate reductase family protein yields MTVIAEISMSADGIVAGPDTSAEHPLGRGGELLHHWMFDGTGADATVAARLFEGIGAFVVGRTMFEAGVDPWGDDGTFKKPVFVVTSRPHEPVVKGPTTFTFVTGGPESALRQAKAAAGEDDVMVMGGGTTLRQYLLAGLVDELRLHVVPLLFGAGVRLFDAEVGTHVKLERTGVEETPNATHLTFRVLN; encoded by the coding sequence GTGACGGTCATCGCGGAGATCAGCATGTCGGCGGACGGGATCGTCGCCGGGCCGGACACCAGCGCCGAGCATCCCCTCGGCCGCGGCGGCGAGCTGCTGCACCACTGGATGTTCGACGGCACCGGCGCCGACGCCACGGTCGCGGCCCGGCTCTTCGAGGGCATCGGCGCGTTCGTCGTCGGGCGCACGATGTTCGAGGCCGGTGTCGATCCGTGGGGGGACGACGGCACGTTCAAGAAGCCCGTCTTCGTCGTGACGAGCCGGCCGCACGAGCCCGTGGTGAAGGGCCCGACGACGTTCACCTTCGTCACCGGCGGCCCGGAAAGCGCACTGCGGCAAGCGAAAGCCGCGGCGGGCGAGGACGACGTGATGGTCATGGGCGGCGGCACCACTCTGCGGCAGTACCTGCTGGCCGGGCTGGTCGACGAGCTGCGCCTGCACGTCGTCCCGCTGCTCTTCGGCGCCGGGGTCCGGCTGTTCGACGCCGAGGTCGGCACGCACGTGAAGCTCGAACGCACCGGCGTCGAGGAGACACCGAACGCGACGCACCTGACGTTCCGCGTCCTGAACTAG